One region of Eupeodes corollae chromosome 1, idEupCoro1.1, whole genome shotgun sequence genomic DNA includes:
- the LOC129951803 gene encoding uncharacterized protein LOC129951803 produces the protein MSLSNRVQGRIAIFNGENYSTWRPQMEGVLHKFRLLNIVQGKEERSPETKDEQEKWDDKDLDARSELLFAIEAQAVALYSNYGRVPAICAIISRLTELEAKRDDDILVVILLNSLDENYKDVRAAFAAQKDFPTLETGRIRLMEVGDTKPKLLNDNSLRVKDRPKNKNVIGCRWVFKTKRKPDGTIKRRKARLVAKGYSQLNGVDYIDTFAPVAEISSIRMLYAIAREFDLDLHHIDISTAFLYGDLNKEIFMEQPTGYVTDKSKVCKLQNSTIRPSME, from the exons ATGTCGCTTTCGAATAGAGTGCAAGGTCGTATTGCAATTTTCAATGGTGAAAACTATTCAACTTGGAGGCCACAAATGGAAGGCGTGTTGCATAAGTTTCGCCTTCTTAATATAGTCCAAGGAAAGGAAGAACGATCACCAGAAACAAAGGATGAGCAGGAAAAATGGGATGACAAGGACCTAGATGCTCGGAGTGAACTTTTATTCGCCATAGAAGCACAAGCGGTAGCTCtt TACTCAAACTATGGACGAGTACCTGCGATTTGTGCCATAATCAGTCGTTTGACGGAGCTAGAAGCGAAACGCGACGATGACATCCTTGTGGTCATACTTTTAAATAGTCTCGACGAAAATTATAAAGATGTCCGAGCAGCATTCGCAGCGCAAAAAGACTTCCCTACTTTGGAAACTGGCCGTATTAGGTTGATGGAAGTTGGCGATACAAAGCCAAAGTTATTAAATGATAATTCCTTGAGAGTTAAAg ATCGTCCcaagaacaaaaatgttattggaTGTCGATGGGTATTCAAAACTAAGCGAAAACCAGACGGAACTATCAAAAGAAGAAAAGCAAGGCTAGTAGCTAAAGGTTATTCCCAACTTAACGGTGTAGATTATATCGACACATTTGCTCCAGTCGCTGAGATTAGCTCTATCCGAATGCTCTACGCTATTGCTAGGGAATTCGATCTAGATCTTCACCACATTGACATTTCAACTGCATTCTTGTATGGAGACTTGAACAAGGAAATTTTCATGGAACAGCCAACAGGCTATGTGACCGACAAATCTAAAGTTTGTAAACTTCAAAACTCTACAATCAGGCCATCAATGGAATAA